In Methanooceanicella nereidis, the following are encoded in one genomic region:
- a CDS encoding glycosyltransferase family 4 protein, translated as MKINVITPVNKGGPFNWGKSLAETINGSYGHNYSASHIHEFKKIMKIPLYQDHDIVHTAVPLTYKLWRKPVVLTIHGEFPIEKNIWRHFYPIAIKKANIITTPSNFLKDRLGINNAIVIPNAVFPGQFRTAEHGEKEQVSLVTLTKFSFKDKAEGVLDLIKIVENVQRHTDIKIKYTVIGGGKYLDYVKDKITDVDLDLYFTGFLNDPKEVLKENDIFLYYSIHDNFPIAILEAMATGLPVITNDVGAVREMISSGKNGYVPDSSDEYERYLIDMISDHRSRARIGRNARNTIENRFSWHKIIKEYRKIYDSLS; from the coding sequence ATGAAGATCAACGTCATAACACCGGTAAATAAAGGAGGCCCGTTCAACTGGGGGAAAAGTCTCGCGGAGACGATAAACGGATCCTATGGCCATAATTACAGTGCCAGCCACATACATGAATTTAAAAAGATCATGAAAATCCCGCTTTACCAGGATCACGACATAGTACACACCGCAGTTCCGCTGACATATAAGCTCTGGAGAAAGCCCGTAGTGTTAACGATACACGGCGAGTTCCCCATCGAAAAGAACATATGGAGACACTTCTACCCCATCGCGATTAAGAAAGCGAACATTATCACCACGCCCAGCAATTTTCTGAAGGACAGGCTTGGCATAAACAACGCGATAGTGATACCCAACGCTGTTTTCCCCGGGCAGTTCAGGACCGCGGAACATGGTGAAAAAGAACAGGTATCGCTGGTCACCCTTACAAAGTTCAGTTTTAAGGATAAGGCCGAAGGTGTCCTTGACCTTATAAAGATCGTAGAAAATGTTCAGAGGCATACGGATATTAAAATTAAATACACGGTCATCGGCGGGGGAAAATATCTGGACTATGTAAAGGATAAGATTACTGATGTCGATCTGGACCTATATTTCACCGGTTTTTTGAACGATCCGAAAGAAGTCTTAAAAGAAAATGATATTTTCCTGTACTATTCAATACATGATAATTTCCCGATAGCGATCCTTGAAGCCATGGCTACAGGGCTGCCAGTCATAACCAACGATGTCGGTGCAGTCCGGGAAATGATAAGCAGCGGTAAAAACGGGTACGTCCCGGATTCCTCCGATGAGTACGAGAGATATTTAATTGATATGATATCTGACCATAGATCAAGGGCGAGGATAGGCCGCAATGCGAGAAACACGATCGAAAACAGGTTTAGCTGGCATAAGATAATAAAAGAATATAGAAAGATATATGACTCGCTTTCATAA
- a CDS encoding glycosyltransferase family 4 protein, with translation MKILRVVSDIYPYVIGGLPIHAHELSRLQAKMGHDVTVFTANEDSLSQYEYKDGYSIRRFRSALKVCGNTLMPKLPVELYRHKDDFDVIHAHSHLFLSTNMCAMIKTSGSSPLVITNHGLRSQSVPAWLNDIFIPTVAKWTFKAADRIICYTENEKLSLVKLGIEQNKISVIHNGIDTEMFIPGKERKVNNRILWIGRFVPGKGVEYLIEAFGMLIKKYPELKLLMIGKGPLKDEMERKIKDMDLAKNVTIKEFIPNKELPKVYQTSDIFVLPSLEEGIPRTILEAMSCELPIVCTDLPQLVDIVEDCGILVPVKSSKALAESIDSILSDGGMAKRLGKNGRDRVYRQYSWDDTVRRTIELYKELT, from the coding sequence ATGAAAATATTACGCGTTGTCAGTGATATTTACCCATATGTCATCGGCGGTCTTCCGATACACGCCCACGAGCTATCAAGGCTGCAGGCAAAAATGGGCCACGACGTTACTGTTTTTACTGCGAACGAAGACAGCCTTTCACAATATGAATATAAAGATGGATATAGTATACGCAGATTCAGGTCAGCGCTAAAAGTTTGCGGCAACACACTAATGCCAAAATTACCTGTAGAGCTATACCGCCATAAAGATGATTTCGATGTTATCCACGCCCATTCGCACCTGTTCTTATCCACGAATATGTGCGCCATGATAAAGACGTCGGGCTCATCGCCGCTGGTGATCACGAACCATGGCCTGAGATCCCAGAGCGTTCCCGCATGGCTCAACGATATTTTTATACCTACTGTCGCAAAGTGGACGTTCAAGGCCGCTGACCGCATAATATGCTATACAGAAAATGAAAAACTATCCCTCGTAAAACTCGGCATAGAACAGAACAAGATCTCGGTGATCCATAACGGCATAGATACTGAAATGTTCATTCCGGGAAAAGAGAGGAAGGTAAATAACAGGATATTATGGATAGGCCGGTTCGTCCCGGGAAAGGGAGTGGAGTATTTGATCGAAGCTTTCGGCATGCTCATAAAAAAATATCCTGAATTAAAACTTCTAATGATCGGCAAAGGTCCGTTAAAGGATGAAATGGAACGGAAAATAAAGGATATGGACCTGGCGAAAAACGTCACAATAAAAGAGTTCATACCCAATAAAGAGCTGCCAAAAGTCTATCAGACCAGCGACATTTTCGTTTTACCAAGCCTGGAAGAGGGGATCCCCAGGACTATTCTGGAGGCAATGTCATGCGAACTCCCGATCGTATGCACGGACCTTCCGCAGCTTGTCGATATCGTCGAGGATTGCGGGATCCTGGTCCCTGTAAAAAGCTCAAAAGCTCTGGCAGAAAGCATAGATAGCATACTTTCCGACGGGGGAATGGCAAAAAGATTGGGTAAAAACGGAAGAGACAGGGTCTATCGACAGTATTCGTGGGACGACACCGTAAGACGTACGATCGAGCTGTATAAGGAACTTACCTGA
- a CDS encoding family 16 glycosylhydrolase translates to MNNEKLSSGTLATNYILYDDFSFKKDDVWTVSSYNGPQGTKFSPSNVYFSYGKLVISSSTKDHTGGEYYTKEQFSYGKYRSSMKLDMQSGTRLNLFTYKSLSNGYDEIDVQFTKDGKKTYLAFVTNTGGKQDFYKYELPFDPRLKYHEYGFNWYSDRVEFYVDGKLIWTSKVVVPSQSGHLLFSNWVEKDAPVGFTKTSKLYADWVSIEPLSASPTPTATPNPTVTPTATPKPTVVPTATPTATPTATPTVIPTVTPRPTVTPTVTPVPDGYSVDTTSRWAKYNTYFGPVEGVTVKPGEGIEQGIYYKNTGTKSDSYNVHIIGLPSNWCKVTMYGVETISPGMGRYGNVVITPASSGTYTFTVKIESKTDARVCDTVTYTLKVEGSAAPTATPTATPVTPTPTPTPKPTVTPTATPTATPTATPRPTVTPTPTPTITPTPAPNPNYLLNDAFTSDNGYWEKRSGIWDSSYVYTKFIPENVWYSDGKLVLRSNVVDKTGGEVRSKNLFFYGKYKASMKLSQTTGTYENFYSYLWPNNGKKHNEIDIEMFKNSDGSTSAMFSTYYDYVRTYYVYKLPFDPSTGYHTYGYNWYSDRIEFFIDDKLIWTSRSNLPKDPMYLYFNTWVMKNPGSSYGNGINTQYVDWVTVQPL, encoded by the coding sequence TTGAATAATGAAAAACTCTCGTCCGGTACTCTGGCGACTAATTATATCCTTTACGATGACTTTTCGTTCAAAAAGGATGATGTATGGACCGTGTCCTCCTACAACGGACCGCAGGGAACTAAATTTTCACCCTCGAACGTATACTTCTCATATGGTAAGCTTGTCATATCGTCTTCAACCAAAGACCATACAGGTGGAGAATACTATACTAAGGAGCAGTTTTCATATGGTAAATACCGGTCGAGCATGAAGCTCGATATGCAATCCGGCACCCGCCTGAACCTGTTCACGTACAAGAGCCTCTCCAATGGATATGACGAGATCGACGTTCAGTTCACAAAAGACGGTAAAAAGACATACTTAGCTTTTGTGACGAACACAGGTGGAAAACAGGATTTCTATAAGTACGAATTACCATTCGACCCGCGCCTTAAGTACCATGAGTATGGTTTTAACTGGTACAGCGACAGGGTAGAGTTCTATGTCGACGGTAAGCTGATCTGGACCTCAAAAGTAGTCGTACCGTCCCAGTCGGGACATCTCCTGTTCAGCAACTGGGTAGAGAAAGATGCACCGGTAGGGTTCACAAAGACAAGTAAGCTGTATGCCGACTGGGTATCGATAGAGCCATTATCGGCATCTCCGACACCAACGGCTACGCCGAATCCTACGGTAACTCCGACCGCGACGCCGAAGCCTACAGTGGTCCCTACGGCGACACCTACCGCGACGCCGACTGCTACTCCGACCGTAATACCGACCGTGACGCCGAGGCCCACCGTTACCCCGACCGTAACTCCAGTGCCCGACGGGTATTCTGTCGATACCACCAGCAGATGGGCGAAGTATAATACCTACTTCGGTCCTGTCGAGGGCGTGACCGTTAAGCCGGGCGAAGGGATAGAGCAGGGAATCTACTATAAGAACACGGGCACGAAGTCCGATTCTTACAACGTTCATATCATAGGCCTGCCTTCAAACTGGTGTAAGGTTACCATGTACGGAGTCGAGACTATATCTCCCGGAATGGGCAGATACGGTAACGTCGTTATCACACCCGCCTCTTCCGGAACATATACGTTCACAGTGAAGATCGAGTCGAAAACGGATGCCAGAGTATGTGACACTGTAACATATACGCTTAAGGTCGAAGGCTCTGCAGCTCCGACGGCTACTCCGACGGCTACTCCGGTAACCCCGACCCCTACCCCGACTCCTAAGCCGACCGTGACGCCGACTGCTACGCCGACTGCTACGCCGACCGCTACTCCGAGGCCTACCGTAACTCCGACGCCGACTCCTACCATAACTCCGACTCCGGCACCGAACCCGAACTATCTCCTGAATGATGCCTTCACATCCGATAATGGCTACTGGGAAAAGAGGTCGGGAATATGGGACTCAAGCTACGTATATACCAAGTTCATACCCGAGAATGTCTGGTATAGCGACGGAAAGCTCGTGTTAAGGTCAAACGTAGTTGATAAGACCGGCGGAGAGGTAAGGTCAAAGAACCTGTTCTTCTATGGTAAGTACAAAGCCAGCATGAAGCTGAGCCAGACCACCGGCACATATGAGAACTTCTACAGTTACCTGTGGCCGAACAACGGTAAGAAGCATAACGAGATCGACATAGAGATGTTCAAGAACAGCGATGGTTCTACCTCTGCGATGTTCAGTACATACTATGACTACGTAAGAACTTATTACGTGTATAAGCTGCCGTTCGATCCCAGCACTGGCTATCACACGTACGGGTATAACTGGTACAGCGACCGTATAGAGTTCTTCATAGACGACAAGCTCATATGGACTTCGCGCAGCAACTTACCGAAGGACCCGATGTACCTGTACTTCAATACCTGGGTGATGAAGAACCCAGGATCGAGCTACGGCAACGGCATTAACACGCAGTACGTTGACTGGGTCACAGTACAGCCATTGTAA
- a CDS encoding glycosyltransferase family 4 protein, translating into MKIVSIGNFIDYQIQLSNNLVKNDSTMLVLYTMGKTIPEEHFGIVGEGVDINVLSRSGPIYDPIKLSRFLFDFYRVMRKIRKYEPDVIHFQIGSPILAFFVPFLKRYRMVTTFHDVKPHTGEKKFWEPMPLHYLLRSSEEILVHGEKLKQIIVDAQYKPSDKVHSIPMGPHNIEPFMVHLNDDIKEEDNTILFFGRIYEYKGLEYLIKAEPLITKEIPDARIVIAGTGEDFKKYEDMMVNRDRFIVYNHHISFKEGAEIFQRCSVVALPYIDASQSGVVSTAYGFKKPVVVTDVGALSEIVDDGITGLVIQPGNPEALAAAIIKLLKDRGLRKRMGENAYKKLNTDLSWENISKRTIDIYKKATDGSFHN; encoded by the coding sequence TTGAAAATCGTAAGCATTGGAAATTTTATCGATTATCAGATCCAGTTATCAAATAATCTTGTTAAAAATGATTCTACAATGCTTGTACTCTATACTATGGGTAAGACTATACCGGAGGAGCATTTTGGGATAGTTGGCGAAGGCGTGGACATTAACGTCCTTTCCAGGTCGGGCCCGATATATGATCCGATAAAGTTAAGCAGATTTTTATTCGATTTCTACAGGGTCATGAGAAAAATAAGAAAATATGAACCCGACGTGATACATTTTCAGATCGGAAGCCCTATACTGGCTTTTTTTGTGCCGTTCCTGAAAAGGTATCGGATGGTCACTACCTTCCATGATGTGAAGCCTCATACCGGCGAGAAAAAATTCTGGGAGCCGATGCCGCTGCATTATCTGTTGAGGTCTTCCGAAGAGATACTGGTCCACGGGGAAAAATTAAAACAGATCATCGTAGATGCGCAGTATAAGCCGTCGGATAAGGTGCACTCCATACCTATGGGGCCGCATAATATCGAGCCGTTCATGGTCCACCTGAACGATGATATCAAAGAGGAGGACAACACTATCCTGTTTTTCGGGAGGATATATGAATATAAGGGGCTTGAGTATTTGATAAAAGCCGAGCCTTTGATAACAAAGGAGATACCGGATGCCAGGATCGTCATAGCGGGCACGGGCGAGGACTTTAAGAAATACGAGGATATGATGGTCAACAGGGACCGGTTTATTGTGTATAACCATCATATTTCGTTCAAGGAGGGGGCAGAGATCTTTCAAAGATGCAGCGTGGTAGCCCTTCCTTATATAGATGCGTCGCAGAGCGGGGTAGTCTCTACCGCATACGGGTTTAAAAAACCGGTCGTTGTCACTGATGTCGGGGCCTTATCGGAAATAGTGGATGACGGTATTACCGGCCTGGTCATTCAGCCCGGGAACCCGGAAGCCCTGGCGGCAGCCATTATTAAACTGTTAAAAGACAGGGGCCTTAGAAAGCGGATGGGGGAAAACGCATATAAAAAGCTAAACACAGATCTTTCGTGGGAAAATATATCCAAAAGGACCATCGACATCTATAAAAAGGCAACGGATGGAAGTTTTCATAATTAA
- a CDS encoding family 16 glycosylhydrolase: MGGNVWSSATARPFLNLSGSDLVPIDNTIFSCDLMSLKIKSPEMLYDYVLYDNFTSLDSKTWTISSYTPDSDFLKTTFTRPNVWGSNGKLVLRSCISDRTGGEIKSNDLFYHGKYRAAIMVDQTPGTFLTFYSYLWPSKSNRHNEIDIELLKNDHGGTTAMFTTWYNYKKTQKLYDLPFDPGADYHIYGYDWYGDRVEFYIDGDLIWTSFTDLPQDPMYVYFNNWVGKNVPDGYGNRVNIEYVDWVTIEDL, encoded by the coding sequence ATGGGGGGCAATGTATGGTCATCCGCTACTGCACGGCCCTTTCTAAATCTTTCAGGGTCCGACCTGGTGCCGATCGATAATACAATATTCTCCTGTGACCTGATGTCACTGAAAATAAAATCGCCTGAAATGTTGTACGATTATGTACTTTATGATAATTTTACATCACTTGATAGTAAGACCTGGACAATATCTTCCTACACGCCAGATTCCGATTTTCTCAAGACGACGTTTACGCGGCCTAACGTGTGGGGATCGAACGGAAAGCTTGTTCTCCGGTCATGCATATCGGATCGGACCGGTGGGGAGATCAAATCTAACGACCTGTTCTACCATGGAAAGTACAGGGCTGCAATTATGGTCGACCAGACACCAGGCACATTCCTGACTTTCTATAGTTACCTCTGGCCATCGAAGTCAAACAGGCACAATGAGATAGATATAGAGTTATTAAAGAATGACCATGGCGGGACAACTGCCATGTTCACCACCTGGTATAATTATAAAAAGACCCAAAAACTTTATGATCTTCCTTTTGATCCCGGGGCAGATTATCATATCTATGGCTATGACTGGTATGGTGACCGTGTAGAATTCTATATTGATGGCGATCTCATATGGACGTCTTTCACTGACCTTCCACAGGACCCGATGTACGTTTATTTCAATAACTGGGTAGGTAAAAACGTGCCGGATGGATATGGCAACAGGGTCAACATCGAATATGTGGACTGGGTCACCATAGAGGATCTATAG
- a CDS encoding flippase: MQKTLSDSLQNIVKGTAIIFIGVFISLMLNFIIRIILVRSTTQDEYGIYTLAITLVTMTSTLSMLGLDEGAARFIAYFTGKSDNSNVKDIIYTSIKLVLITSIASTMIFFIFSEFISVQVFHSPELSNILKIASITVPFMVLTGMLLSIMRGFNIPRAKVIFNDILKPLLFLVFLIAAILLNMGFETIIYAYALSVIITLFAFLAYIKRVYSNKYSELSRTEKTITGELLKFSIPLLSVNVLLMMMSQATTLILGHFKTPSIVGEFDIALLMAGLLLIVLNSIGYMYTPIISNLFGKDRIEELKRSYIITTKWGYMSSLPIFFVFLLFPETIVNLLFGARYIGIAFVLQIVVIGYIINPITGPNYHTLIAMGRTRFIIESFLMNAILNIVFSILLIPPLGIIGAAIAVTFSASVANILLSVRLYQILKIHPFTRNYIVSIAISFILVPVFYLLMKFLAIEPSIFIAIMAFVLYATSYVALMIVFKAIDNEDVMILSEIERRIGKYVPILRRKEVIK; the protein is encoded by the coding sequence ATGCAAAAGACATTATCCGATTCATTACAGAACATAGTCAAAGGCACTGCCATCATCTTTATCGGTGTTTTCATATCCCTGATGTTAAATTTTATCATAAGGATAATACTCGTCAGGTCTACAACGCAGGATGAGTACGGGATATATACCCTGGCTATCACGCTTGTCACGATGACGTCCACCCTATCCATGCTGGGCCTTGACGAAGGCGCTGCCAGGTTCATAGCGTATTTTACCGGAAAATCGGATAATTCGAACGTAAAAGATATAATTTACACTTCGATCAAACTGGTACTGATAACAAGCATCGCATCCACAATGATATTTTTTATTTTTTCTGAATTTATTTCCGTACAGGTATTTCATTCCCCGGAACTATCCAATATTCTTAAGATCGCCTCAATAACCGTACCATTCATGGTATTGACAGGGATGCTGCTTTCCATCATGAGAGGTTTCAATATTCCCAGGGCAAAGGTCATTTTTAACGATATTCTAAAGCCTTTGTTGTTCCTGGTATTTTTAATCGCGGCGATCTTACTGAACATGGGTTTTGAAACAATAATCTATGCATATGCATTATCAGTCATTATAACACTTTTTGCATTCCTCGCATATATTAAAAGAGTCTACTCGAACAAGTACTCAGAATTATCAAGGACAGAAAAAACGATCACAGGGGAGCTTTTAAAATTTTCGATACCGCTTTTATCGGTCAACGTGCTGCTGATGATGATGTCCCAGGCTACGACGCTCATACTGGGACATTTTAAAACACCGTCAATAGTAGGTGAATTTGACATAGCCTTACTGATGGCAGGGCTATTGCTCATCGTATTGAACTCAATAGGATACATGTATACCCCCATAATTTCAAACCTCTTCGGGAAGGACCGGATCGAGGAGTTAAAGAGGAGCTACATAATCACTACAAAATGGGGATACATGAGCTCTTTGCCAATATTTTTTGTGTTCTTATTGTTCCCTGAGACGATCGTCAACCTGCTTTTCGGTGCAAGATACATAGGTATAGCTTTCGTCTTACAGATAGTGGTCATAGGGTATATTATAAACCCGATCACCGGACCGAACTATCATACATTGATAGCTATGGGCAGGACAAGGTTCATAATCGAGTCTTTCCTCATGAACGCGATCCTGAATATAGTCTTTAGCATATTACTGATACCGCCTCTGGGGATAATAGGGGCCGCCATAGCGGTTACGTTTTCGGCTTCCGTAGCCAACATACTGTTATCCGTCCGCCTCTACCAGATATTGAAGATACACCCGTTCACCAGGAATTATATTGTATCCATAGCCATATCGTTTATCCTGGTACCGGTATTTTATCTTCTGATGAAATTTCTGGCAATAGAGCCGTCCATTTTCATCGCCATCATGGCGTTTGTCCTCTACGCCACCTCGTATGTCGCGTTGATGATAGTGTTCAAGGCGATAGACAATGAAGATGTCATGATCCTGTCCGAGATCGAAAGACGGATAGGTAAATATGTCCCCATCTTAAGAAGAAAAGAAGTGATAAAATAA
- a CDS encoding PTS alpha-glucoside transporter subunit IIBC has product MDVIIVCHTEFGRTKNNTVIYDKDVKEGVSLGVPNLIKVADRYGAKVTFAVMPEVVEYFPAGTGHEIGLHIHPGWGDFEINGEKYTVGDSYLRRQCDTSSDSTVLKDYPYNEQLDMIRVGKDLISDSLGTGPKVFVAGRWSINDDTIRALIKSGFSHECSAPAHKVSGHYDWSRLPRICMPYRPGPDYQENGDLPILIMPISQTFMGASVNPEIIPLIGLSWLRSCFLEYYRQKLPLFHICLHSPCMCDPYFIDNMDRLLKFISKFNVGFKFASSIGEYPEVSPRTDILPYIGGMNANLLRACLNTFQRRRASLKI; this is encoded by the coding sequence TTGGACGTTATAATAGTTTGCCATACTGAGTTCGGCAGAACGAAAAACAATACGGTGATTTACGATAAGGATGTAAAGGAAGGCGTAAGCCTTGGCGTCCCGAACTTAATAAAGGTCGCGGATAGGTATGGGGCTAAAGTGACATTTGCGGTCATGCCGGAAGTCGTCGAATATTTTCCAGCGGGAACAGGCCATGAAATAGGGCTGCATATACATCCCGGCTGGGGAGATTTTGAAATAAACGGTGAAAAATATACCGTCGGTGATTCATATTTAAGAAGGCAATGTGACACATCCTCCGACTCCACGGTCCTGAAAGATTATCCTTATAATGAACAGCTCGATATGATAAGGGTCGGGAAAGATCTTATCTCTGACTCACTGGGAACAGGGCCAAAAGTCTTCGTCGCAGGCCGCTGGTCAATCAATGATGATACGATCCGGGCTTTAATAAAGTCCGGATTTTCTCACGAATGTTCCGCGCCCGCTCATAAAGTGTCAGGCCATTACGACTGGTCGAGACTGCCTCGTATTTGCATGCCTTACCGTCCCGGCCCGGACTATCAGGAAAATGGCGACCTTCCTATCCTGATCATGCCCATTTCTCAGACATTTATGGGGGCCAGTGTCAATCCCGAGATAATCCCTCTGATCGGGCTTTCATGGCTCAGGTCCTGCTTTCTGGAATATTACCGGCAAAAACTGCCACTGTTCCATATTTGTCTTCACTCCCCATGTATGTGCGACCCGTATTTTATCGATAACATGGACCGGTTGTTGAAATTTATCTCTAAATTTAACGTCGGTTTCAAATTCGCTTCAAGCATAGGGGAATATCCCGAAGTAAGTCCCAGGACCGATATACTCCCGTATATTGGCGGCATGAACGCTAACCTGCTAAGGGCGTGTTTAAATACATTCCAGAGGCGCCGGGCATCTCTGAAAATATAG
- a CDS encoding class I SAM-dependent methyltransferase: protein MSNKSVYERQKIVEIFSKYYYLDKPELSIICKFEDKLPKMKMLDLGVGAGRTTHYFGRLAEEYVGIDYSRGMIDRCNEDFKDLKNCSFQLCDVRDMRIFRDEEFDFILFSFNGLDCISHGDRINALREINRICKKGGYFFFSSHNLNYIEDLYKFKFSIDPFLTAREIAFHLILRARNKPFNDLKNSKFAVINDGTRSFSLNLYYIYPGEQIKQLHEAGFKNIRIYSQNDGREIEESKLAVVRDHWLHYLCEK from the coding sequence ATGTCCAACAAGAGCGTTTATGAGCGCCAGAAAATCGTAGAGATATTTTCTAAATATTATTATCTTGATAAACCTGAACTATCCATAATATGTAAATTTGAAGATAAATTACCTAAAATGAAAATGCTCGATCTGGGCGTAGGTGCAGGTCGTACGACTCACTATTTTGGCAGGCTTGCGGAAGAATATGTCGGCATAGATTATTCCCGGGGCATGATAGACCGGTGTAATGAAGATTTTAAAGATCTCAAAAATTGTTCCTTTCAGCTATGTGACGTAAGGGACATGAGGATCTTTAGGGATGAAGAGTTCGACTTTATACTTTTTAGTTTTAACGGCCTTGATTGTATCTCGCATGGAGATCGCATTAATGCATTGCGGGAGATCAACCGCATCTGTAAGAAAGGCGGTTATTTCTTTTTCTCCTCACATAATCTTAACTACATCGAAGACCTCTATAAGTTCAAGTTTTCGATCGATCCCTTCTTGACGGCCCGGGAGATCGCGTTTCATTTAATATTAAGGGCGAGGAATAAACCTTTTAATGACCTGAAGAATAGCAAGTTTGCAGTCATCAATGACGGGACCCGCAGTTTCAGTCTAAATTTGTATTATATCTATCCCGGCGAGCAGATAAAACAATTACATGAAGCCGGTTTTAAGAACATCAGGATATATTCGCAGAATGACGGAAGAGAGATCGAGGAAAGTAAACTGGCTGTAGTCAGGGATCACTGGCTGCATTATCTCTGTGAAAAATGA